In a genomic window of candidate division WOR-3 bacterium:
- the panC gene encoding pantoate--beta-alanine ligase, with the protein MRVIRSVRQMQLLADRLRTQGRIGFVPTMGALHAGHLELVRVARENADFTVVSIFVNPIQFGPKEDYRQYPRDFTRDRRLLAGLGVDVIFYPDAKAMYPEGFATYVEVDGLTRYLCGRSRPGHFRGVTTVVAKLFNIVKPHVAVFGQKDAQQALVIRRMVRDLNFDLKIIVVPTVREPDGLALSSRNAYLTPKQRRQATVLYQALQLAQQLIRAGETEPSRVKRALRRLIRTQPEARIDYVEIVDTSRLEPVPRIQGEVLVALAVYFGRARLIDNLIVRAPQSGGKNS; encoded by the coding sequence GTGCGGGTAATCCGCAGTGTCCGGCAGATGCAGCTGCTTGCCGACCGGCTCCGGACACAGGGCCGGATTGGTTTTGTGCCGACGATGGGGGCACTCCATGCGGGACATCTCGAACTGGTCCGGGTTGCCCGGGAAAATGCCGATTTCACCGTTGTTTCCATCTTTGTCAATCCAATTCAGTTCGGACCCAAAGAGGACTACCGGCAGTATCCGCGGGACTTCACCCGGGACCGGCGGCTGCTTGCCGGACTCGGGGTGGATGTGATTTTCTACCCGGATGCAAAGGCGATGTATCCTGAAGGGTTTGCCACTTATGTTGAGGTTGATGGGCTCACCCGTTATCTCTGCGGCCGGTCCCGACCGGGACATTTCCGCGGGGTGACTACCGTGGTGGCAAAACTGTTTAACATTGTCAAACCCCATGTTGCGGTCTTCGGGCAGAAGGATGCTCAGCAGGCGCTGGTGATCAGACGGATGGTCCGGGACCTGAACTTTGATCTGAAGATTATCGTGGTGCCGACCGTGCGGGAGCCTGACGGTCTGGCACTCAGTTCGCGCAATGCCTATCTCACCCCAAAACAGCGCCGGCAGGCGACCGTGCTCTATCAGGCATTGCAGCTGGCTCAACAGCTGATCAGAGCCGGGGAGACCGAACCGTCCCGGGTCAAGCGGGCGCTGCGCCGGCTGATCCGCACTCAGCCTGAAGCCCGGATTGATTATGTGGAAATCGTTGATACCTCCCGGCTGGAGCCGGTTCCAAGGATTCAGGGCGAGGTGCTGGTTGCGCTCGCGGTCTATTTCGGCCGGGCACGGCTAATTGACAACCTCATTGTCCGTGCCCCGCAGTCCGGCGGTAAAAACTCCTGA
- a CDS encoding MFS transporter translates to MPSRLITVLKNRNFLYLALAGAMSQLGDRLSHMLLITVIGMSAPGKLLAYSGGSLAFVIPTLVLSPVAGVLVDRWNRRNTIARTHFIQTAILGLTPFAIALTRSFVPFWIALTLFFGLDIFNNTANPALLPSLVARDEILAANSASLFFSRIATVLGMVIGGFLIKWVGWQRGIWIDASCHLVAGILVLNIGTSITRPLSANPLAHGLHSEQNLVQEIVNAFVQFFRELAEVIRLVFINRLVAFVLGSIVVSTFISAVAYTILIYLVQQVLGMGTAGVGIFAGILAIGMIAGAVVIGLMPKNINRPLIVAVIILIYGLLFFIGNWLITLWFMILVAVIAGIAFSWLGVVQNTMLQEEVAENIRGRIFSTREFITNATFLLTTLFIGTLGDLTSHRLALVVIGIVLLLLGTAALLGIRSFYRRTAGHGQ, encoded by the coding sequence ATGCCATCCCGACTGATTACGGTTCTGAAAAACCGCAACTTCCTTTACCTGGCGCTCGCCGGTGCCATGTCCCAGCTCGGCGACCGGCTGTCTCACATGCTGCTGATTACCGTCATCGGCATGTCCGCTCCCGGAAAACTGCTCGCCTATTCCGGCGGTTCGCTTGCCTTTGTTATTCCAACACTTGTGCTCTCACCGGTTGCCGGCGTGCTTGTTGACCGCTGGAACCGGCGGAATACGATCGCCCGTACCCATTTCATCCAGACCGCCATTCTCGGCCTCACCCCGTTCGCCATTGCCCTCACCCGCTCTTTTGTGCCGTTCTGGATCGCCCTGACCCTGTTCTTCGGTCTGGATATCTTTAACAACACCGCCAACCCCGCACTCCTGCCCAGCCTTGTCGCACGGGATGAAATTCTTGCCGCCAACTCCGCCAGTCTGTTCTTTTCCCGGATCGCCACTGTGCTGGGCATGGTGATCGGCGGGTTTCTCATCAAATGGGTCGGATGGCAGCGGGGAATCTGGATTGACGCCTCGTGTCATCTGGTTGCCGGTATCCTGGTGCTCAACATCGGTACCAGTATCACTCGTCCGCTTTCAGCAAACCCGCTGGCACACGGATTACACTCGGAGCAAAACCTGGTCCAGGAGATTGTCAACGCTTTTGTTCAGTTTTTCAGGGAACTGGCAGAAGTTATCCGGCTCGTCTTCATCAATCGGCTGGTTGCCTTTGTGCTCGGCTCGATCGTCGTCTCCACCTTCATCTCCGCCGTCGCCTATACGATTCTGATCTACCTCGTCCAGCAGGTGCTGGGAATGGGCACCGCTGGCGTCGGCATCTTTGCCGGCATCCTCGCCATCGGGATGATTGCCGGTGCAGTGGTCATCGGACTGATGCCGAAAAACATCAACCGCCCGCTGATTGTCGCCGTCATCATTCTCATCTATGGTCTGCTGTTTTTCATCGGCAACTGGCTCATTACCCTCTGGTTTATGATCCTGGTTGCGGTAATCGCCGGCATCGCCTTTTCCTGGCTCGGCGTTGTCCAGAATACGATGCTGCAGGAGGAGGTGGCGGAAAATATCCGGGGCAGGATATTCTCAACCCGCGAGTTCATCACCAACGCCACCTTTCTTCTGACCACGCTCTTCATCGGCACCCTCGGTGACCTCACCTCTCACCGGCTGGCACTGGTGGTAATTGGAATTGTGCTTCTGCTCCTGGGGACGGCCGCGCTGCTGGGTATCAGGAGTTTTTACCGCCGGACTGCGGGGCACGGACAATGA
- the fbp gene encoding fructose-1,6-bisphosphate aldolase/phosphatase, with product MKENSQSPITISVIKADIGGYVGHSASHPEIIDLAEDKLKKAKKEELLIDFYVTSCGDDLELIMTHRQGKDSEKIHKLAWDTFMACTELARELKLYGAGQDMLADAFSGNVKGMGPGVAEMSFVERKSEPVIVFCGDKCAPGAWNLPLFRIFADPFNTIGLVIDPTMHDGFRFEVHDVFEGRDMVLSCPEEMYDLLVLIGSPENYVIKNVYKKDGEIAATSSTQKLALIAGRYVGKDDPVMMVRCQSGFPAVGEVLEAFVFPHLVSGWMRGSHYGPLMPVAQHQATPSRFDGPPRVIALGFQLAEGKLIGPRDMFDDPGFDLARKEANRLAEFMRRHGPFEPHRLGLKEMEYTTLPQVLKKLLEREKQG from the coding sequence ATGAAGGAAAATTCCCAGTCTCCGATTACGATTTCCGTGATCAAAGCCGATATCGGCGGCTATGTCGGGCATTCTGCCAGTCATCCGGAAATTATTGATCTGGCTGAAGATAAGCTGAAGAAGGCAAAAAAGGAAGAGCTGCTTATTGACTTTTATGTCACCAGCTGCGGTGATGACCTGGAACTGATCATGACCCACCGGCAGGGAAAAGACAGTGAAAAGATTCACAAACTTGCCTGGGACACCTTCATGGCCTGTACTGAACTTGCCCGGGAACTCAAACTCTACGGTGCCGGGCAGGACATGCTCGCCGATGCCTTCAGCGGTAATGTCAAGGGAATGGGACCGGGCGTGGCAGAGATGAGCTTTGTTGAGCGCAAGTCCGAGCCGGTGATCGTCTTCTGCGGGGACAAGTGCGCACCCGGCGCCTGGAACCTGCCGCTTTTCCGCATCTTTGCCGATCCGTTCAACACCATCGGTCTGGTGATTGATCCGACGATGCATGACGGCTTCCGGTTCGAGGTTCATGATGTATTTGAGGGCCGGGATATGGTCCTCTCCTGTCCGGAGGAGATGTATGACCTCCTGGTGCTCATCGGCTCACCGGAGAATTATGTCATCAAGAATGTCTACAAGAAGGACGGTGAAATCGCCGCCACCAGTTCCACCCAGAAACTGGCACTGATCGCCGGCCGGTATGTGGGCAAGGATGACCCGGTAATGATGGTGCGCTGTCAGTCCGGATTTCCGGCGGTGGGAGAGGTGCTGGAGGCGTTTGTCTTTCCCCATCTGGTTTCGGGCTGGATGCGCGGTTCCCACTACGGTCCGCTGATGCCGGTTGCCCAGCATCAGGCAACGCCGTCAAGGTTTGACGGTCCGCCCCGGGTTATCGCTCTCGGTTTCCAGCTGGCAGAGGGGAAGCTGATCGGACCGCGGGACATGTTTGATGATCCGGGGTTTGACCTTGCCCGCAAGGAGGCGAACCGGCTGGCGGAGTTCATGCGCCGGCACGGACCGTTCGAGCCCCATCGTCTGGGCTTGAAGGAAATGGAATATACCACCCTGCCCCAGGTGCTGAAGAAACTCCTGGAGCGGGAAAAGCAGGGTTAA
- a CDS encoding MoxR family ATPase — protein sequence MNTGTGSDVQAVARLAQARQQLENELAKVIIGQKPVIEQVLICLLAHGHGLLIGVPGLAKTLLVNTLARVLDLSFNRIQFTPDLMPSDITGTEIIDEDPQSGRRCFRFVPGPVFANVVLADEINRTPPKTQAALLQAMQEYRVTVGGRTYDLPAPFFVLATQNPIELEGTYPLPEAQLDRFMFSIVVDYPSPEEEKKIVQSTTSAYEPVLERILDADEVLALQALVRRVPVADEVLDFAVRLTGMTRPGSPDAPQFVKDYVSWGAGPRATQYLVLGAKTRAILEGRYTPGIDDVIAVALPVLRHRVITNFTAEAENIRVEELIRRLIETCSQRR from the coding sequence ATGAATACCGGCACCGGCAGTGATGTGCAGGCGGTGGCGCGGCTGGCACAGGCGCGTCAGCAGCTGGAGAATGAGCTCGCCAAGGTGATCATCGGTCAGAAACCGGTGATCGAGCAGGTGCTCATCTGCCTTTTGGCGCACGGTCACGGGCTTTTAATCGGTGTTCCCGGGCTGGCAAAGACCCTGCTGGTCAATACCCTTGCCCGGGTTCTGGACCTGTCCTTCAACCGGATTCAGTTCACGCCCGACCTGATGCCCTCCGACATCACCGGCACCGAGATCATTGATGAGGACCCGCAGAGCGGACGGCGCTGTTTCCGGTTTGTGCCCGGACCGGTGTTTGCTAATGTTGTCCTGGCGGATGAGATCAACCGGACTCCGCCCAAGACCCAGGCGGCACTGCTGCAGGCGATGCAGGAATACCGGGTGACGGTCGGGGGCAGAACCTATGACCTGCCCGCACCGTTCTTTGTGCTCGCAACTCAGAATCCGATTGAGCTTGAGGGCACCTATCCACTGCCTGAAGCCCAGCTTGACCGGTTCATGTTCTCAATTGTGGTTGATTATCCCAGTCCGGAGGAGGAGAAGAAAATCGTCCAGAGCACCACCTCGGCATACGAACCGGTCCTGGAACGGATTCTGGATGCGGACGAGGTGCTGGCGCTGCAGGCGCTGGTGCGCCGGGTGCCGGTGGCGGATGAGGTGCTGGACTTTGCGGTCCGGCTCACCGGCATGACCCGGCCCGGCAGTCCGGATGCACCGCAGTTTGTCAAGGACTATGTGAGCTGGGGTGCGGGACCGCGGGCGACCCAGTACCTGGTGCTCGGTGCCAAGACCCGGGCGATTCTTGAGGGCAGATACACGCCGGGAATTGATGATGTGATTGCGGTAGCCCTGCCGGTGCTCCGGCACCGGGTGATTACCAATTTCACCGCTGAGGCGGAGAACATCCGGGTTGAGGAGCTGATCCGCCGGCTGATCGAGACCTGCAGTCAGCGCCGTTAA
- a CDS encoding DUF177 domain-containing protein — protein MRKIGLVPLASLKPGDNRFELEGVARDYGLEIHEVRENPSFEELLGRIRVAVVITRSGKRFLVRGRVHFRARLRCAICNEEYEQDFDEELVAEFTMLERTGAAYARELEPEELDRVKIDADFIDLSAVIHDAIHLAIPIAPRCREDCQGICPVCGANRNLVRCGCELREKGTAAGG, from the coding sequence ATGAGAAAGATCGGGCTGGTGCCGCTTGCCAGTCTCAAACCCGGGGACAACCGGTTTGAACTGGAGGGAGTGGCACGGGATTACGGGCTGGAGATTCACGAGGTTCGGGAAAACCCCTCTTTTGAAGAACTGCTGGGCAGAATCCGGGTGGCGGTGGTGATCACCCGCAGTGGCAAGCGGTTTCTGGTTCGGGGCAGAGTTCACTTCCGGGCGCGGCTGCGCTGTGCGATCTGCAATGAGGAGTATGAGCAGGATTTTGATGAGGAGCTGGTTGCCGAATTCACAATGCTGGAGCGGACCGGTGCCGCCTATGCCCGGGAGCTGGAACCGGAGGAGCTGGACCGGGTGAAGATTGATGCTGACTTCATTGACCTGAGTGCGGTGATTCATGATGCGATCCATCTGGCAATTCCGATCGCACCGCGCTGCCGTGAGGACTGTCAGGGTATCTGTCCGGTCTGCGGGGCAAACCGCAACCTGGTGCGGTGCGGATGTGAACTGCGGGAAAAAGGAACGGCTGCGGGCGGTTGA
- the hutU gene encoding urocanate hydratase, whose product MAGFRYKPVHAPRGTTLTCKGWHQEAALRMLLNNLDPEVAERPEELIVYGGTGRAARNWECFQAIVSCLKQLENDETLLVQSGKPVAIFRTFEHAPRVLIANSNLVPRWATKEYFDELEAQGLIMYGQMTAGSWIYIGTQGILQGTHQTFVSAGIRHFGSGDLTGRLVVSGGLGGMSGAQPLAATMANAVYLGAEVDPARIERRRASRKPRYLDERIDNLDRAIDAALEAKAHRQAKSIVWCGNIVDLLQRLLERNVTPDLLTDQTSAHDELNGYVPAGISFEQALELRRRDPQEYKRRAYETMARHVRLMLALQERGAVTFDYGNNLRGKALEGGYLREEEIRTPGRTGSWKYPGFVPAYIRPLFCQGMGPFRWVALSGEPDDIYETDKIVMELFPDKPELHNWLKKAENEVPFQGLPARICWLGYGERDRAGLAFNRAVREGRLRAPIVIGRDHLDTGSVASPNRETEAMKDGSDAIADWPLLNALLNVASGASWVSIHSGGGVGIGYSVHAGQVVVCDGTPQMDERLRRVLTNDPGLGVCRHADAGYEEAISLARKAGIVIPMLD is encoded by the coding sequence ATGGCAGGATTCAGATATAAACCGGTGCACGCCCCGCGTGGCACCACCCTGACCTGCAAGGGCTGGCACCAGGAGGCGGCGCTCCGGATGCTTTTAAACAACCTTGACCCCGAGGTGGCGGAGAGGCCCGAGGAGCTGATTGTCTACGGCGGCACCGGCAGAGCCGCCCGCAACTGGGAATGCTTTCAGGCGATCGTCTCCTGTCTCAAGCAGCTGGAAAATGACGAGACCCTGCTTGTCCAGTCGGGCAAGCCGGTGGCGATCTTCCGGACCTTTGAGCATGCGCCCCGGGTGCTGATCGCCAACTCCAACCTCGTGCCCCGCTGGGCGACCAAGGAGTATTTTGATGAGCTCGAGGCGCAGGGGCTGATCATGTATGGCCAGATGACCGCCGGCTCCTGGATTTACATCGGCACGCAGGGCATCCTGCAGGGCACACACCAGACCTTTGTCAGTGCGGGTATCAGGCACTTCGGTTCCGGGGACCTGACCGGCAGGCTCGTGGTTTCGGGCGGGCTGGGTGGAATGAGCGGTGCCCAGCCGCTCGCTGCGACGATGGCGAATGCGGTCTATCTCGGAGCCGAGGTGGATCCGGCGCGGATTGAACGGCGCCGGGCATCGCGCAAACCCCGGTATCTGGATGAGCGGATTGATAATCTCGACCGGGCGATTGATGCGGCGCTCGAGGCAAAGGCGCACCGGCAGGCAAAGTCAATCGTCTGGTGTGGCAACATCGTTGACCTGCTCCAGCGGCTGCTCGAGCGCAATGTCACCCCCGACCTCCTGACCGACCAGACCTCAGCCCATGACGAGCTCAACGGCTATGTGCCGGCAGGCATCAGTTTTGAGCAGGCGCTGGAACTGCGACGCCGGGATCCGCAGGAGTACAAGCGCCGTGCCTACGAGACGATGGCGCGCCATGTCCGGCTGATGCTCGCCCTGCAGGAGCGGGGTGCGGTCACCTTTGACTACGGCAACAACCTGCGCGGCAAGGCGCTCGAGGGCGGATATCTCCGCGAGGAGGAGATCCGGACTCCGGGCAGAACCGGCTCCTGGAAGTATCCGGGTTTTGTGCCCGCCTATATCCGGCCGCTCTTCTGTCAGGGGATGGGACCGTTCCGCTGGGTCGCCCTCTCCGGTGAGCCGGACGACATCTACGAGACCGACAAGATCGTGATGGAGCTTTTCCCGGACAAGCCCGAACTCCACAACTGGCTCAAAAAGGCGGAAAATGAGGTGCCGTTTCAGGGCCTGCCGGCAAGGATCTGCTGGCTCGGCTACGGGGAGCGGGACCGTGCCGGTCTGGCATTCAACCGGGCGGTCCGTGAGGGCAGACTCCGGGCGCCGATTGTCATCGGCCGAGACCATCTGGACACCGGCTCGGTCGCCTCACCCAACCGGGAGACCGAGGCGATGAAGGACGGCTCAGATGCGATCGCCGACTGGCCCCTGCTCAATGCGCTGCTCAATGTTGCCTCCGGCGCCTCCTGGGTTTCAATCCATTCCGGTGGCGGCGTCGGCATCGGCTATTCGGTCCATGCCGGCCAGGTGGTGGTCTGCGACGGCACACCCCAGATGGATGAGCGGCTCCGCCGCGTTTTGACCAATGACCCGGGTCTGGGCGTGTGCCGGCATGCGGATGCCGGCTATGAGGAGGCGATCAGCCTTGCCCGGAAAGCCGGAATTGTGATTCCGATGCTGGATTAA
- a CDS encoding methyltransferase has translation MASSELSPTARLGRFLFRCRQVAGLLGFVLVALTGRPGPGTLLNGLVLLLPGLLLRFWTAGYIGRESRKPEISARRLVVSGPYRYFRHPLYLGNFALVAGVVVGFHPPVWSALVVLFGYLLIYGLISRAEAEIIALACPQPESPGFSIREALAEWQTWLVTFIAWGLGWLKWLFLLRR, from the coding sequence TTGGCGTCTTCCGAACTTTCCCCTACCGCCCGGCTCGGGCGGTTTCTTTTCCGCTGCCGGCAGGTTGCCGGTCTGCTCGGTTTTGTCCTTGTCGCCCTGACCGGCAGACCCGGACCCGGAACACTGCTGAACGGGCTGGTGCTGCTCCTCCCCGGTCTGCTTTTGCGGTTCTGGACCGCGGGCTATATTGGCAGGGAGAGCAGAAAGCCGGAGATTTCTGCCCGCCGGCTGGTGGTCAGCGGTCCTTACCGCTATTTCCGCCATCCGCTCTATCTGGGGAATTTTGCGCTGGTTGCCGGAGTGGTGGTCGGCTTCCATCCGCCGGTCTGGAGCGCACTGGTGGTGCTGTTCGGCTATCTGCTGATTTACGGGCTGATCAGCCGGGCAGAGGCGGAAATTATTGCCCTTGCCTGTCCCCAGCCGGAGAGTCCGGGGTTCAGCATCCGGGAGGCGCTGGCGGAGTGGCAGACCTGGCTGGTGACCTTTATTGCCTGGGGGCTGGGCTGGCTGAAGTGGCTATTTCTTCTCCGGCGGTAG
- a CDS encoding 4-fold beta flower protein, translating into MTEKVIYNRFGKATYRLREVVFYDFMGKPRGFLVGRTVYDLRGTHRGFFVQNVLYDRGGRVIGYVAGARIDGLTLPDPEVPPVPYKDLPAPETPANCVDLDLPRTAPVWSIMRLENLLV; encoded by the coding sequence ATGACGGAGAAGGTGATTTATAACAGGTTCGGCAAGGCAACCTACCGGCTGCGGGAAGTGGTTTTCTATGACTTCATGGGCAAGCCGCGCGGGTTTCTCGTCGGCAGGACGGTCTATGATCTCCGGGGAACCCATCGCGGGTTCTTTGTCCAGAATGTGCTCTATGACCGGGGAGGCAGGGTGATCGGGTATGTGGCGGGCGCCAGAATTGACGGGCTGACTCTGCCCGATCCCGAGGTGCCGCCGGTGCCCTATAAGGATCTGCCCGCTCCTGAAACCCCGGCAAACTGCGTAGATCTGGATCTGCCGCGGACCGCACCGGTGTGGTCAATCATGCGGCTGGAAAATCTTCTGGTCTGA
- the cas6 gene encoding CRISPR system precrRNA processing endoribonuclease RAMP protein Cas6 — protein sequence MRYLPLSVQFTATEPLELPEFKGAVVRGGFGLALRRVCCPFPDRNCRGCLLRPRCVWSYVFNTPKPDNFPLTFKPETVPQPFVLEPPDDERTRLPRNSRLRFGLVLIGKAIDFLAYFICALEQLAELGLGRNRASLRFNGVYQNGRQIYKPERQVITDRLAIEEFNFVPTQTPVSKVRLEFLTPTRIIYQGRLCRRPQFHILVRALLRRLWLLSTFHDQPVEFDHRWLLREAEKVRLTEAVFAGADWYHFSRRQGRLIEREGVTGWAVYEGELTPFMPFLTAGEIIHIGKGATFGMGKYRLEVL from the coding sequence TTGCGCTATCTGCCTTTGAGCGTTCAGTTTACCGCTACCGAGCCGTTGGAGCTGCCGGAATTCAAAGGGGCGGTGGTGCGGGGCGGTTTCGGGCTTGCCCTGCGCCGGGTCTGCTGTCCCTTTCCGGACCGTAACTGCCGGGGCTGTCTGCTCCGCCCGCGCTGTGTCTGGAGTTATGTGTTCAATACCCCCAAGCCGGATAACTTCCCTCTTACCTTTAAGCCAGAGACTGTGCCCCAGCCGTTTGTTCTCGAACCCCCGGATGATGAACGCACCCGTCTGCCGCGCAACTCCCGGCTGCGGTTCGGGCTGGTGCTCATCGGCAAAGCGATTGACTTTCTCGCCTATTTCATCTGTGCTCTGGAGCAGCTGGCAGAGCTGGGGCTGGGCAGAAACCGGGCGTCCCTCAGGTTCAACGGCGTCTATCAGAACGGCAGACAGATTTACAAGCCCGAGCGTCAGGTAATCACCGACAGGCTGGCGATTGAGGAGTTCAACTTTGTCCCGACTCAAACACCGGTTTCAAAAGTAAGGCTCGAGTTTCTTACTCCGACCCGCATAATCTATCAGGGCAGGCTCTGCCGGCGCCCGCAGTTTCATATTCTGGTCCGGGCGCTTTTGCGCCGGCTCTGGCTGCTGAGCACATTTCACGACCAGCCGGTTGAGTTTGACCACCGCTGGTTGCTCCGGGAAGCAGAAAAGGTCCGGCTCACCGAGGCGGTTTTTGCCGGTGCGGACTGGTATCACTTTTCCCGGCGCCAGGGCAGGTTGATCGAACGGGAAGGGGTGACCGGCTGGGCGGTTTATGAGGGTGAGCTGACACCCTTCATGCCCTTCCTTACCGCCGGTGAGATCATTCACATCGGCAAGGGGGCAACCTTTGGCATGGGAAAATACAGACTGGAGGTGCTATGA
- the cas10 gene encoding type III-A CRISPR-associated protein Cas10/Csm1 — protein MNEREFQAVVLGALLHDIGKFWHRTGELPGTDHPELSNRFITNYLDPEWVDAADIAARHHLRDVKTARNPALTMIVTLADWLSSGERISLEEGEEGTPSALALISVFSTLYHSEEYTRFPLSELPEDGKIEPSASYEPGWADYQRLWHRFTQEAGSLKGLGFDALVNRLLALLEKYTMFIPAAAYRSLADISLFHHLKLSAAIAACIYRTGLEPGEVEGLIEALKSEQVSGTGEVAALVGGDLSGIQEFIYNLRAEGALKSLRGRSLYLQLVSEAVAGRILDLFQLPRTNLLYCGGGHFYLLVPVVDNLAEKIAGVAREVDQVLLAVHQGRLSVTVAVERVRAEEFRLERFGRVWEELHSQLGEMKRRRFSRLLAGTDWQRVLGPTGVGGEAPGCAICGEELTRGEQEVCSLCDSFIQLGRQLHQAKYLIEKPVAAHPLDRRDWNAVLAALGRSYSFVTDIRSGTEGQVYILNSTELPAGDGGLRFIATHVPQAEGKTAELKDIAGKADGVKRWGVLRMDVDRLGETFRKGLGETASVSRLAMLSYLLGYFFTARVQALAQEDKFLDSIYLAYSGGDDLFVIGAWSQLPQFARRIYEEFQRFTSGRLTLSAGIFVAPAEKFPVYEAAQRAGDAEDQAKMMGRNALVFLDAFVSWDDYPDVRDITCQLVELLGDGYPVPRALLSILNSSWALMEQADRNEIPVFPVWRLLYALTRLKARMKNMPEAVLKLDELEKRVVQDINLHPHLPLITRWAELRTREKLKREDKDATITKNQQPVQS, from the coding sequence ATGAACGAGAGGGAGTTTCAGGCGGTCGTGCTTGGTGCCCTGCTGCACGACATCGGCAAGTTCTGGCATCGGACCGGAGAACTGCCGGGGACTGATCATCCGGAGCTGAGCAATAGGTTTATCACCAACTATCTTGACCCGGAGTGGGTGGATGCGGCGGATATCGCCGCCCGTCACCACCTGCGTGATGTCAAGACGGCACGCAATCCGGCGCTGACCATGATCGTCACGCTTGCCGACTGGCTCTCCAGTGGGGAAAGGATCAGCCTTGAAGAGGGAGAGGAGGGCACACCGTCGGCACTGGCGCTGATTTCTGTCTTTTCCACGCTTTATCACTCCGAGGAGTACACCCGGTTTCCCCTTTCCGAACTGCCTGAGGATGGCAAAATTGAGCCTTCTGCCAGTTACGAACCGGGGTGGGCTGATTATCAGCGGCTCTGGCACCGCTTCACTCAGGAGGCAGGTTCGCTGAAGGGGCTGGGGTTTGATGCGCTCGTCAACCGGCTGCTTGCCCTGCTGGAGAAGTATACGATGTTCATTCCCGCAGCGGCATACCGGAGTCTGGCAGACATCTCCCTTTTTCACCATCTCAAGTTAAGCGCAGCGATCGCCGCCTGTATCTACCGCACCGGGCTTGAGCCAGGCGAGGTGGAGGGGCTCATTGAGGCGCTGAAGTCGGAGCAGGTATCAGGCACAGGAGAGGTTGCAGCGCTTGTCGGCGGTGATCTGTCGGGGATCCAGGAGTTCATCTACAACCTCCGGGCAGAAGGGGCGCTCAAGAGCCTGCGCGGGCGTTCGCTTTATCTCCAGCTTGTCTCCGAGGCGGTTGCCGGCAGGATTCTCGATCTCTTCCAGCTGCCCCGCACCAATCTTCTTTACTGCGGTGGTGGTCATTTCTATCTGCTCGTGCCGGTGGTTGACAATCTGGCAGAGAAGATTGCCGGCGTTGCCCGTGAGGTTGATCAGGTTCTGCTGGCAGTCCATCAGGGCAGGTTGAGTGTTACGGTGGCGGTCGAGCGGGTCCGGGCAGAGGAGTTCAGGCTTGAGCGGTTTGGCAGGGTCTGGGAAGAGCTGCATAGCCAGCTGGGGGAGATGAAGCGGCGCCGGTTCAGCCGGCTGCTGGCGGGGACCGACTGGCAGAGGGTGCTCGGTCCGACCGGGGTTGGCGGTGAAGCGCCTGGCTGTGCAATTTGCGGCGAAGAGCTGACCCGCGGTGAGCAGGAGGTGTGTTCTCTCTGCGACAGCTTCATCCAGCTGGGCAGACAGCTGCATCAGGCAAAGTATCTGATTGAGAAGCCGGTGGCGGCACATCCCCTTGACCGCCGGGACTGGAATGCGGTGCTGGCCGCACTGGGCAGAAGTTACTCGTTTGTTACTGATATCCGCTCGGGCACGGAGGGGCAGGTTTATATCCTCAACAGCACAGAACTGCCGGCAGGAGACGGCGGTCTCCGGTTTATCGCCACCCATGTGCCGCAGGCAGAGGGCAAAACAGCAGAGCTGAAGGATATCGCCGGTAAGGCTGACGGGGTAAAACGCTGGGGTGTGCTGCGGATGGATGTTGACCGGCTGGGCGAGACCTTCCGCAAGGGTCTGGGCGAGACCGCCTCCGTTTCCCGGCTGGCGATGCTCAGCTATCTGCTGGGTTACTTCTTCACCGCCCGGGTGCAGGCGCTGGCGCAGGAGGATAAATTCCTGGACAGTATCTACCTTGCCTATTCGGGTGGTGATGACCTGTTTGTCATCGGTGCCTGGTCGCAACTGCCGCAGTTTGCCCGGAGAATTTATGAGGAGTTTCAGCGTTTCACCTCCGGCAGGCTCACCCTGTCTGCCGGTATCTTTGTTGCGCCGGCGGAGAAGTTTCCGGTCTACGAGGCGGCGCAGCGGGCTGGCGATGCCGAGGATCAGGCGAAGATGATGGGACGGAATGCGCTCGTATTTCTGGATGCGTTCGTCAGCTGGGACGATTATCCGGATGTCCGGGATATCACCTGTCAGCTCGTCGAACTGCTGGGAGACGGATACCCGGTTCCCCGCGCCCTGCTCTCAATTCTCAACTCCAGCTGGGCACTCATGGAGCAGGCAGACAGAAACGAAATTCCGGTCTTTCCGGTCTGGCGCCTGCTTTATGCCCTGACGAGATTGAAAGCCAGAATGAAGAACATGCCCGAGGCGGTGCTGAAGCTGGATGAGCTGGAGAAGCGGGTTGTGCAGGACATTAACCTTCACCCTCATCTTCCGCTCATCACCCGCTGGGCAGAACTGAGGACAAGAGAAAAACTAAAAAGGGAGGATAAGGATGCAACAATCACAAAGAACCAGCAGCCAGTCCAATCCTGA